Proteins from one Pseudomonas grandcourensis genomic window:
- a CDS encoding tripartite tricarboxylate transporter TctB family protein: MSTQRAVVPTQLAVGIGLIAISVVLAIGAHRFPPEMGFVILPAYVYPYVVAAFLGAVGLLLGYQAVSGGFRELENDTATVPGGKAGAAWVTAGLVGVAVLINLIGFVLAAGLLFACSARGFGSRHPLRDLAIGIALTLPIYWLFNAGLGVSLPSLINIWL; this comes from the coding sequence ATGAGCACACAGCGCGCAGTGGTGCCGACGCAATTGGCGGTCGGCATCGGCCTGATCGCCATCAGCGTCGTATTGGCGATTGGCGCCCACCGGTTTCCGCCGGAAATGGGTTTCGTGATCCTCCCGGCGTACGTCTATCCCTATGTCGTGGCGGCGTTTCTGGGGGCAGTGGGGCTGTTGCTGGGGTATCAGGCCGTCAGCGGCGGTTTTCGCGAACTGGAAAACGACACCGCCACGGTGCCCGGAGGAAAAGCCGGTGCGGCCTGGGTGACGGCGGGGCTTGTCGGGGTGGCGGTGCTGATCAACCTGATCGGGTTTGTGCTCGCCGCCGGGTTGCTGTTTGCCTGTTCGGCGCGGGGTTTCGGCAGCCGTCATCCTTTGCGGGACCTGGCCATCGGCATTGCCTTGACCCTGCCGATCTACTGGCTTTTCAACGCCGGGCTCGGGGTTTCCCTGCCGTCGCTGATCAACATCTGGCTTTGA
- a CDS encoding DUF3772 domain-containing protein: MRNVLKSMIHVAFAVLAASPGWLLAGDMADTPAPAALAPAPAPAAPIISISDSELLGVQNQLNSLKQQVSLATNYTQLESAQDLVQVLTQDIERLSTSLLPGQAQLQAQLNVLGPVPLDENAQVTTAIASQRDALGEQKDKIDSQLKTLAALKVSAGELITQIASIRRSLLEAEVTQQTSSILNPSFWSPLFNLPIDDRQRFSALIEQLETTHRAAWQPGQRGITAALLILALAVWTMGRKLAGRALAWLCIHRMPEGRLRRSSLALASVVATVLTAGIALQLLHFAGTRQLPYTPLLADLAQYLEKLAYTCVLITGLSRALLSTKHPSWRLPDIADPVALAMEPYPRLLASLLLVLVTLVQMSNVIGMSAEVVLFGRGVVALVAALVIGALLLRVSKTRRDLIIAGEAPEGVTTFAGLIYTFTGAAVVVSLFALLIGYVTMARFITYEMVWIFIICAGFYLLAQVYQDTCDYVFSPRQPTGKAIKQLLGIGNPRLEQICTVMSGAGRAILMLIGVIALFVGGVGTTLGQLVTGTVAILGGEGLRKLNIVPDNLLNAVLALVIGIYLIRSFRRWLDNEFLPKTEMDPGMCASLSTLFANIGYASVVLLTLSSLGVKWTNLAWIVSALSVGIGFGLQEIVKNFISGLILLTERPVKVGDLISISGVEGDIRRINVRATEIQLADRSIMIVPNSHLISQNLRNVTLGGSAQGVVTLELMFPLDIDPEEVQNLLYDTFTEHESILDKPVPYLRFSQLKPEGITLTITGYVSSPRTVSAIKSELLFEVLKRLGAAGIELAKPPPTA, from the coding sequence ATGCGCAATGTCTTGAAGTCCATGATTCACGTCGCCTTCGCGGTTCTGGCGGCAAGCCCGGGATGGCTGTTGGCGGGGGACATGGCCGACACTCCTGCTCCTGCTGCTCTTGCCCCCGCTCCCGCCCCCGCTGCCCCGATCATCAGCATCTCCGACAGCGAATTGCTGGGGGTGCAAAACCAGCTCAACAGCCTCAAGCAGCAGGTTTCCCTGGCCACCAATTACACCCAGCTGGAAAGCGCACAGGACCTGGTGCAAGTACTGACTCAGGACATTGAACGCCTGTCCACATCGCTGTTGCCTGGACAGGCGCAACTGCAGGCGCAACTCAACGTGCTGGGGCCAGTGCCGCTAGACGAGAACGCGCAGGTGACGACTGCCATTGCCTCCCAACGAGACGCCCTCGGCGAGCAAAAAGACAAGATCGACAGCCAACTCAAAACCCTGGCCGCGCTTAAAGTAAGTGCCGGCGAGCTGATCACGCAGATTGCCAGCATCCGGCGCAGCCTGCTGGAAGCGGAAGTGACCCAGCAGACCAGCAGTATCCTGAACCCGAGCTTCTGGTCGCCATTGTTCAATCTTCCGATTGATGACCGTCAACGCTTCAGCGCCCTTATCGAGCAGCTCGAGACCACGCACCGGGCCGCCTGGCAACCCGGACAACGCGGGATCACGGCCGCCCTGCTGATCCTGGCCCTGGCCGTCTGGACCATGGGGCGCAAGCTCGCCGGCCGGGCCCTGGCCTGGTTGTGCATCCATCGAATGCCTGAAGGCCGGTTGCGGCGCAGTTCCCTTGCACTGGCGTCGGTGGTGGCGACGGTGCTGACCGCCGGCATCGCCCTGCAACTGCTGCATTTTGCCGGGACCCGGCAACTGCCCTACACCCCCCTGCTGGCCGACCTGGCGCAGTATCTGGAGAAGCTGGCCTATACCTGCGTGCTGATCACCGGGCTGAGCCGCGCGCTGCTGTCGACCAAACATCCTTCATGGCGCCTGCCCGACATTGCCGATCCGGTGGCGCTGGCGATGGAGCCCTATCCGAGGTTGCTGGCCAGCCTGCTGCTGGTGCTGGTGACCCTGGTGCAGATGAGCAATGTCATCGGCATGAGCGCCGAAGTGGTGTTGTTCGGTCGGGGCGTCGTGGCCCTGGTCGCGGCACTGGTGATCGGTGCGCTGCTGTTGCGCGTCAGCAAGACGCGCAGAGACCTGATCATTGCCGGAGAAGCCCCCGAAGGCGTCACCACCTTCGCCGGTCTGATTTACACCTTCACCGGCGCTGCCGTGGTGGTGTCCCTGTTCGCCCTGTTGATCGGCTACGTGACGATGGCCCGGTTCATCACCTATGAAATGGTCTGGATATTCATCATCTGCGCCGGTTTCTACCTGCTCGCACAGGTCTACCAGGACACCTGCGACTATGTTTTTTCACCCCGGCAACCCACCGGCAAGGCGATCAAGCAACTTCTGGGCATCGGCAATCCACGGCTGGAGCAGATCTGCACCGTCATGTCGGGGGCTGGCCGCGCCATCCTGATGCTGATCGGCGTCATTGCCCTGTTTGTCGGCGGCGTGGGGACGACCCTCGGGCAACTGGTCACCGGCACCGTGGCCATACTCGGCGGCGAAGGGCTGCGCAAACTCAACATCGTCCCGGACAACCTGCTCAATGCCGTCCTCGCCCTGGTGATCGGCATCTACCTGATTCGCTCCTTTCGACGCTGGCTGGATAACGAATTCCTGCCCAAAACCGAGATGGACCCGGGCATGTGCGCCTCGCTCAGCACCCTGTTTGCCAACATCGGTTACGCGTCCGTGGTGCTGCTCACGCTGTCGTCGCTGGGGGTCAAGTGGACCAACCTGGCCTGGATTGTCAGTGCCTTGTCGGTGGGTATCGGCTTTGGCCTTCAGGAGATCGTGAAGAACTTCATCTCCGGCCTGATCCTGCTGACCGAGCGCCCGGTGAAAGTCGGCGACCTGATCAGCATCAGTGGCGTCGAAGGCGACATCCGCCGGATCAACGTGCGGGCCACGGAGATACAACTGGCCGACCGCTCGATCATGATCGTGCCCAACTCCCATCTGATTTCGCAGAACCTGCGCAACGTCACCCTCGGAGGCAGCGCCCAGGGCGTGGTGACGCTCGAACTGATGTTCCCGCTGGACATCGACCCGGAGGAAGTACAGAACCTGCTGTACGACACCTTCACCGAACACGAATCCATTCTCGATAAACCGGTGCCCTATTTGCGCTTCAGTCAGCTGAAGCCTGAAGGCATCACATTGACCATCACCGGCTATGTCAGCAGCCCACGCACAGTCAGCGCGATCAAAAGCGAGCTGCTGTTTGAAGTTCTCAAGCGACTGGGGGCCGCCGGGATTGAACTGGCGAAACCACCACCTACCGCGTAA
- a CDS encoding c-type cytochrome, protein MFTSLRLPLIGLLSFTLAQAVSAAECAPDTRRGGEVFATECSVCHAVTKGTTGMMGPNLFGVYGRKSGSLAGFSYSQAMRDKDVDWQAENITQLITQPQAFVPGTYMPYMGLASADDRQAVACFLKEQH, encoded by the coding sequence ATGTTCACTTCGCTGCGTTTGCCCCTGATCGGTTTGTTGTCCTTCACCCTGGCCCAGGCGGTGTCCGCCGCCGAGTGCGCCCCGGACACGCGCCGTGGTGGCGAAGTGTTTGCCACCGAGTGCAGCGTCTGCCACGCGGTGACCAAGGGCACGACCGGCATGATGGGGCCGAACCTGTTCGGTGTGTATGGACGCAAGTCCGGCTCGCTGGCGGGCTTCAGCTACTCCCAGGCCATGCGCGACAAAGACGTCGACTGGCAGGCCGAGAACATCACGCAACTGATCACCCAGCCCCAGGCCTTCGTGCCGGGCACCTACATGCCCTACATGGGCCTGGCTTCCGCCGACGACCGCCAGGCGGTCGCGTGCTTCCTCAAAGAACAACACTGA
- a CDS encoding aldehyde dehydrogenase family protein, which produces MSNVEILPQVAAFLERRHGCFIDGQWVLAEGDRIAVVNPATGQTLCETLDAPLELVERAVQSSHKAFKSGVWSSLRPADRERILLNFTRLVEEHAEELAQLETLSQGKSINMARALDLNATVEFMRYMSGWATKIEGQTFDVSIPLPPGAKFTAFTKREPVGVVVGIVPWNFPLLIAAWKLMPALATGCTVIIKPAMETPLTAMRLAELALEAGIPAGVFNVVTGGGASVGGVLTKHPLVSKVSFTGSTAVGKSVGVACMENMTRFSLELGGKNPMIVLADADIEKAVQGAILGGLLNNGQVCAAASRFYVHRSIHDQFVEALAAVVSSMPIGAGMNCEAAINPLVSRKQQQSVLKHIELARQQGARVVTGGELLEGDGFFVQPTILADIDHSMAVAREEVFGPVLGVMPFDDEDAVIELANDNRYGLAASLWTNDLGKAMNLVPRIEAGTVWVNAHVLLDPAMPFGGVKQSGMGREFGRAVIEAYTELKSVCIAH; this is translated from the coding sequence ATGAGCAACGTTGAAATCCTGCCCCAGGTTGCTGCATTCCTCGAACGTCGCCACGGCTGCTTCATCGATGGCCAGTGGGTGCTTGCCGAGGGTGACCGCATCGCCGTGGTCAACCCGGCCACCGGGCAAACCCTGTGCGAAACCCTGGATGCGCCGCTGGAACTCGTCGAGCGCGCCGTGCAGTCGTCCCACAAGGCGTTCAAGTCCGGTGTGTGGTCGAGCCTGCGCCCGGCGGACCGTGAACGCATCCTGCTGAACTTCACCCGCCTGGTCGAAGAGCACGCCGAAGAACTGGCCCAGCTGGAAACCCTGAGCCAGGGCAAGTCGATCAACATGGCCCGCGCGCTGGACTTGAACGCCACCGTGGAATTCATGCGCTACATGTCCGGCTGGGCGACCAAGATCGAAGGCCAGACCTTCGATGTGTCGATCCCGCTGCCACCAGGTGCCAAGTTCACCGCGTTCACCAAGCGTGAGCCGGTCGGTGTCGTGGTCGGCATCGTGCCGTGGAACTTCCCGCTGCTGATCGCCGCCTGGAAGCTGATGCCAGCCCTGGCCACCGGTTGCACGGTGATCATCAAGCCGGCGATGGAAACACCGCTGACCGCCATGCGCCTGGCCGAATTGGCGCTGGAAGCCGGCATCCCGGCCGGCGTGTTCAACGTGGTCACCGGTGGCGGCGCCTCCGTTGGCGGCGTGCTGACTAAGCATCCTCTGGTGAGCAAAGTATCGTTCACCGGTTCCACCGCCGTGGGCAAGAGCGTCGGCGTGGCGTGCATGGAAAACATGACGCGCTTCTCCCTGGAACTGGGCGGCAAGAACCCGATGATCGTGCTCGCCGATGCCGACATCGAAAAAGCCGTGCAGGGTGCGATCCTCGGCGGCTTGCTGAACAACGGCCAGGTCTGCGCAGCGGCCTCGCGCTTCTACGTGCACCGCTCTATCCACGACCAATTCGTCGAAGCCCTGGCTGCCGTCGTCTCCTCGATGCCGATTGGCGCCGGCATGAATTGCGAAGCGGCCATCAACCCGCTGGTGTCGCGCAAGCAACAGCAGAGCGTGCTCAAGCACATCGAACTGGCCCGCCAGCAAGGTGCGCGGGTGGTGACTGGCGGCGAGTTGCTGGAAGGCGACGGTTTCTTCGTGCAGCCGACCATTCTGGCGGACATCGACCACAGCATGGCCGTGGCCCGTGAAGAAGTGTTCGGCCCGGTATTGGGTGTGATGCCGTTCGACGACGAAGACGCCGTGATCGAACTGGCCAACGACAACCGCTACGGCCTGGCCGCCAGCCTGTGGACCAACGACCTGGGCAAAGCCATGAACCTGGTGCCACGCATCGAAGCCGGTACGGTGTGGGTCAACGCCCACGTGCTGCTCGACCCGGCGATGCCGTTCGGTGGCGTCAAGCAATCGGGCATGGGCCGTGAGTTCGGCCGTGCGGTGATCGAGGCTTACACCGAGCTCAAGTCGGTGTGCATCGCCCATTGA
- a CDS encoding tripartite tricarboxylate transporter permease: protein MDILSSLAMGFSSALTPINLMWGFIGCLLGTAIGVLPGIGPALTVALLLPITAKVDPTGALIMFAGIYYGAQFGGSTTSILLNTPGESSSMVTALEGNLMARNGRAGPALATAAIGSFVAGTIATILLTLFAPIVARLALNFGPTEYFAILVLSFTTVSAVLGASMLRGFASLGVGLTIGLIGLDSTSGIARYTLGVPELVDGIEVVLVAVGLFAVGEALYSLLYQTESNEGRHRLTSLWMTRADWKRSVPAWLRGTLIGFPFGSIPAGGAEIPTFLSYSTERKLSKYPKEFSANKGEGAIEGVAGPEAANNASATGSLVPLLTLGIPTSATAAILLAAFQNYNLQPGPMLFETSAELVWTLVASLYIGNVILLVLNLPLVGLWVKLLQIPRPYLNAGILVFATIGVYGMRHSSFDLILMLAIGWGGVLMRRFDFPVAPVIVGMLLGPMAEKQLRNALSISQGDWTVFLTQPISAFFLALTLLVLVVPHVLHKRGIKLHEDD, encoded by the coding sequence GTGGACATTCTTTCGAGCCTGGCGATGGGGTTTTCCTCGGCGCTGACGCCGATCAATCTGATGTGGGGATTCATCGGCTGCCTGCTCGGCACCGCCATCGGCGTGCTGCCGGGGATCGGTCCGGCGCTGACGGTGGCCCTGCTGTTGCCGATCACCGCCAAGGTCGACCCCACTGGCGCGCTGATCATGTTCGCCGGTATCTATTACGGCGCGCAGTTCGGTGGCTCTACCACTTCGATCCTGCTCAACACGCCCGGTGAGTCGTCCTCCATGGTCACGGCCCTGGAAGGCAACCTGATGGCCCGCAACGGCCGGGCCGGACCGGCGCTGGCAACGGCGGCGATCGGCTCGTTCGTCGCCGGCACCATCGCCACGATTCTGCTGACGCTGTTTGCGCCCATAGTGGCCAGGCTGGCCCTGAATTTCGGCCCGACCGAGTATTTCGCGATCCTGGTGCTGTCGTTCACCACCGTGTCGGCGGTGCTCGGCGCTTCGATGCTGCGCGGGTTTGCCTCGCTGGGTGTCGGGCTGACCATCGGTTTGATCGGCCTGGACTCGACCTCGGGCATTGCCCGCTACACCCTCGGCGTGCCGGAACTGGTGGACGGCATCGAAGTGGTGCTGGTGGCGGTCGGTTTGTTCGCGGTGGGCGAGGCCTTGTACAGCCTGCTCTATCAAACCGAATCAAACGAAGGCCGGCATCGCCTGACCTCGTTGTGGATGACCCGCGCCGACTGGAAACGCTCGGTGCCTGCGTGGCTGCGGGGCACGCTGATCGGCTTTCCGTTTGGCTCGATCCCGGCCGGTGGCGCCGAGATTCCTACCTTTTTGTCCTATTCCACCGAACGCAAACTCAGCAAGTACCCCAAGGAGTTTTCCGCCAACAAGGGCGAGGGCGCCATCGAAGGCGTCGCCGGCCCGGAAGCGGCCAACAACGCCAGCGCGACCGGCTCTCTGGTGCCGTTGCTGACCCTTGGCATCCCGACGTCCGCTACCGCTGCGATCCTCTTGGCGGCGTTCCAGAACTACAACCTGCAGCCGGGGCCGATGCTGTTCGAAACCTCCGCCGAACTGGTCTGGACGCTGGTGGCCTCGCTGTACATCGGTAACGTGATTCTGCTGGTGTTGAACCTGCCGCTGGTGGGGCTGTGGGTCAAACTGCTGCAAATCCCCCGGCCGTACCTGAACGCCGGCATCCTGGTGTTCGCCACCATCGGCGTGTACGGCATGCGCCACTCATCCTTCGACCTGATCCTGATGTTGGCCATTGGCTGGGGAGGGGTGCTGATGCGCCGTTTCGACTTCCCCGTCGCCCCGGTGATCGTCGGCATGCTGCTGGGGCCGATGGCGGAGAAACAGCTGCGCAATGCCTTGTCCATCAGCCAGGGCGACTGGACGGTGTTCCTTACGCAACCGATCTCGGCGTTCTTTCTGGCCCTGACGCTGTTGGTGCTGGTGGTGCCCCATGTGCTGCATAAACGCGGCATCAAGTTGCATGAGGATGATTGA
- a CDS encoding amino acid permease has product MLKKSALGWPKIAGLGIALVVAGQFSGWNFGLAAGGWLNMLIATLLMALLCGGLALCVAELSTALPSAGGVFVYAQSAFGPFVGYLVGVACALALTIGTGAAATFICAYTESIFGLGGWPVKIALFAVIIGIHMRGVGEAMGLTFIAGVIAVVALLTFGVAMAPHVELANLLTLPANVATPVSLGGIFACVPFAIWLFITVEQTGSAAEEAHNPGRTMPRGILAAIGTLLVTALVVLVCAPGAGGVELVGSAGDPLYAAMSSNSAFGEGSWLAKVIGCGAVFGLIATFFSLVYAASRQLFAMARDGLFPQWLGKTGKRGTPYPALLLIGVIGLPLSEVDPATVMLAVVLLLNVCYLLIFGAYLHIKRNQPDLPRPFTLVGGKLVAWLGLALTLVVIAACFQLDMLMLIALAVTFTLCILNYLLRNRRTTVIEVPDHA; this is encoded by the coding sequence GTGCTCAAGAAAAGTGCGCTGGGCTGGCCGAAGATTGCCGGCCTCGGAATTGCGTTGGTGGTGGCCGGGCAGTTTTCCGGCTGGAACTTCGGGCTGGCGGCCGGTGGCTGGCTGAACATGTTGATCGCCACGTTGTTGATGGCCCTGCTCTGCGGCGGCCTGGCGTTGTGCGTGGCGGAGCTGTCCACCGCGCTGCCCAGCGCTGGCGGCGTGTTCGTCTATGCGCAAAGCGCCTTCGGGCCGTTTGTGGGTTATCTCGTTGGCGTGGCCTGTGCCCTGGCGTTGACCATCGGCACCGGCGCGGCCGCGACCTTTATCTGCGCCTACACCGAATCGATTTTCGGCCTTGGTGGCTGGCCGGTGAAGATCGCCCTGTTCGCGGTGATCATCGGCATCCACATGCGCGGCGTCGGTGAAGCCATGGGCCTGACGTTCATTGCCGGTGTGATCGCCGTGGTGGCCCTGCTCACGTTTGGCGTGGCCATGGCGCCCCATGTCGAACTGGCCAATCTGCTGACATTGCCGGCCAACGTGGCAACACCGGTCAGCCTCGGTGGCATCTTTGCCTGCGTACCGTTCGCGATCTGGTTGTTCATCACCGTCGAGCAAACCGGCTCGGCAGCCGAGGAAGCACACAACCCCGGTCGCACCATGCCCCGGGGCATTCTGGCGGCGATCGGCACCTTGTTGGTGACCGCGCTGGTGGTACTGGTGTGCGCACCGGGCGCTGGTGGTGTCGAGCTGGTGGGTTCGGCGGGTGATCCGCTGTACGCGGCGATGTCCAGCAACAGCGCCTTCGGTGAAGGCTCCTGGTTGGCCAAGGTGATTGGTTGCGGCGCGGTGTTCGGGCTGATCGCGACCTTCTTCTCGCTGGTGTACGCCGCATCCCGTCAACTGTTCGCCATGGCCCGCGATGGCCTGTTCCCGCAATGGCTCGGCAAGACCGGCAAGCGCGGCACGCCTTACCCGGCGCTGTTGCTGATCGGCGTGATCGGCCTGCCGCTGTCGGAGGTCGACCCGGCCACCGTCATGCTCGCGGTCGTGCTGCTGCTCAACGTTTGCTACCTGTTGATCTTCGGCGCGTACCTGCATATCAAACGCAACCAACCGGACCTGCCACGGCCGTTCACCCTGGTCGGCGGCAAGCTGGTGGCCTGGCTCGGCCTGGCCCTGACGCTGGTGGTGATCGCCGCCTGTTTCCAGCTCGACATGCTGATGCTGATCGCCCTCGCGGTGACCTTCACCCTGTGCATTCTCAACTACCTGCTGCGCAACCGCCGCACCACCGTCATCGAGGTTCCAGACCATGCCTGA
- a CDS encoding tripartite tricarboxylate transporter substrate-binding protein has product MSALIRRFSRFSRFSRCMAAGLTAAVLVAPAFALDTVKFMAPGSVGGGYDQTARVLGKAMVEANTAKAVTFENKGGAGGTLGLAQFANSTKGDPNALLVVGAIMVAGIEQNKPQISLKDVTPIARLFTEYNVIAVRKESEYKTLDDLIKAFKANPTSITWGGGSKGSVDHIGIAELAGKLDVPVNKVNYVAFGGGGEVVAQALGGQLKVITGGYAELGQYIKTGQFRVLAIGAPERVPGIDAPTLKESGYDVTIGNWRGVYGAAGLTPEQRKEVIDAVVAATNSKVWQDNIQTNAWTPSVLTGDEFGKFVEEEHVRLHAMLVKVGLL; this is encoded by the coding sequence ATGTCTGCTTTGATCCGTCGTTTCAGTCGTTTCAGTCGTTTCAGTCGTTGCATGGCCGCCGGTTTGACCGCTGCCGTGCTCGTCGCACCAGCCTTCGCGCTGGATACCGTGAAATTCATGGCCCCGGGCTCGGTGGGCGGTGGTTACGACCAGACCGCCCGGGTGCTGGGCAAGGCCATGGTCGAAGCCAATACGGCCAAGGCCGTGACCTTCGAGAACAAGGGCGGGGCGGGCGGGACCCTGGGGCTGGCGCAATTTGCCAACAGCACCAAGGGCGATCCGAATGCGCTGCTGGTGGTCGGCGCGATCATGGTCGCGGGTATCGAACAGAACAAACCGCAGATCAGCCTGAAGGATGTGACGCCCATTGCCCGGCTGTTCACCGAGTACAACGTGATCGCCGTGCGCAAGGAGTCTGAATACAAGACCCTCGATGACCTGATCAAGGCCTTCAAGGCCAACCCGACGAGCATCACCTGGGGCGGCGGCTCCAAGGGCTCGGTGGATCACATCGGCATCGCCGAACTGGCGGGCAAGCTGGACGTGCCGGTCAACAAGGTCAACTACGTGGCCTTTGGCGGCGGCGGCGAGGTGGTTGCCCAGGCGCTGGGTGGCCAGCTCAAGGTGATTACCGGCGGTTACGCCGAGCTGGGTCAATACATCAAGACCGGTCAGTTCCGTGTCCTGGCCATCGGCGCGCCGGAGCGGGTTCCCGGCATTGATGCACCGACCCTCAAAGAGAGCGGCTATGACGTGACGATCGGCAACTGGCGCGGCGTTTACGGTGCAGCCGGCCTCACCCCAGAGCAGCGTAAAGAGGTGATCGACGCGGTCGTGGCCGCCACCAACAGCAAGGTCTGGCAGGACAATATCCAGACCAACGCCTGGACGCCCAGCGTGCTGACCGGCGATGAGTTCGGCAAATTCGTCGAAGAAGAACACGTGCGGTTGCACGCCATGCTGGTCAAGGTCGGGCTGCTTTGA